The following nucleotide sequence is from Chiroxiphia lanceolata isolate bChiLan1 chromosome 29, bChiLan1.pri, whole genome shotgun sequence.
atggggctgggaatgcCGTGGGACATTAGTCACGGGAGGATTTTACCTTATTGTTCCGCTTTTTAGCCCTGTTATCAAAAATATGGATTAATTCCGCAGCCTAAAGGTCAGTTGGTGGCTCAGCACAACGGAGCCGAGTTAATCGGGATCAGAGGTAGTACAGAGTAGCTGTGCTCAAGTACAGAGTTATGAGACCCCCTCGGATTgatccccccctgccctggggggaTCTGCCCCACGCCGGCGGGAATTCCTGGCAGGAGACTCCGACCTTCGGTTCTCCCGCGGGCTGGGGCTTCCACACGGGAAAATAAAGCTCCAACCCCTGGAGCGCTGGgagctccccctgccccaggaagtgtttaaaaagagcattttaaaacCAGAGCTGAGCCCGTCAGGGGCGGGGGAAGAGCCCGTGGGGGAGGGCAGAGCCCGAGCCCGCCCTCCCAGCGCTCGGAGCCAtcccggggccgggcagggggagTCGaacccaccccaccccaccagcgTCCAACTCCGACCGTCGCTCAGTACCAgcaagaagaaatacagaataaaaccaGTGTTAAAAAACTCCATTAAAAGGTTTGTGACGCTCCAACTGGGGCGTTTTCGCTCCGTCCCGGGCGGTCGGGGGGCGACGGGAAGGACCCGGCGGGGGCTGccccccctcaccctcccccccccagctcccaaaGCTTTGGTCTGGTTTATTGAGTTTTTGAGGAATTCTCCCCCCTCACCCTGTGCTCCGAGCCGAGCAGCCCCCGCTGTCCCAAGCCATCCCTGGgaatcctcctcctccctcgcAGGGGCTCCGGGAAAGCGAGGGCTGGTTGtcccctgccctctccctcctgcagccccctccatcccaccagCCCAATCCCACGATCGCCCGCTCCCGGGAAGGGGGGGCGGGGGGTGTATAAAACCATAATGGATCTATATTATTGCATTCCCCGTGTTCCAGGGGTCCCAGATCCGCACGGGGGTGGGGGGAGCGTCAGAACCTGTGCACCAGCGCCTCCCGCTCCCGGCGCCGCAGCTCCTCCTTGTaacagcaggaacagaaatTCCCAGTCTCCGGGTGTCCGTAAAAGCTGCAGTTGGGCTGTTTGCACTTGGTCTGCTGGATGCTGTAGAGGGCTCGGCTCCTCGTTTTATCCGCTgttccccccttgtcctgctccAGGAATTCCCGGCAGCCgttgctggggggggggaggcagcCGGAGCCCTCACACTCCGGAGGGAAGGGGGGCTGGATGTCCATGTCCATGGGGGAGAACCTGCCCGggtgggcagggccaggggggccgggccgggcctgGTGGTGCCGGGGCAAGGTGGCATAGGGGGGGAGGCTCCCGCAGGGCCCCCCCGCCAGCTGCCTCCGGCCCTCGGGGCACCCGGGGGGGTGCGGCCCCTCGGCGCTGCCCACGGAGGGCCTGGGGAAGGTGAAAACGCCGGAATAGCCCGCGGGAAAAGCGGCTATTTTAGCGCCCAGGgcctgctccaggggctgggaggggtaGGCGGGGGGCAGCTGGGGGAACACGGGGCCTGGCATCACCTCCTCGCCCCGGTGGGCGCCCGCGTCCCCCTCCGGCTTCTTGGCCGGGGCAGCGCTGCCCAGCGCCTTCTTCTCCGCCTCCTTCTGCCTCTGCTCGGCCAGGAAGCGCTCCTCGGCGTCCAGGAGGTACCTCTGGATCATCTCCTCCTGGAACTGGTGCCGGGTGCTGGTCTTGAGGTGGCCGGCGAAGATGAACTTGCGCTCGCCCTGCATGGCCGCGCGCAGGATGCTCAGGCTCAGCCGCACGTCGCTGCTGTACTTGGAGGGATCCGGCGCCTTCTCCGGGGCCGCTTTCCCCGGGCACGCCTTCTCCGTGGGAGCTGCCAAGTCTCCTGGGGAACATTCCTCTTTGCTGCCTTTCCGTGCCTTCAGGGaccctttcttcttcttctccagggTGTCTCCCTGCCCGTTGCTCAGGCCGCCCTTCACGGCCTTGCTGTGCATCAAGCCCCCCATGTTCTTTTTTAGCTTGCTGCCCAGAGTCTTCCCGAAGCTTCCCAGCTTGTTGGCCACCGAGTCTGCCCGTTTCttatccttttccttctccttttcccgCTCTTTCTTTGGTTTCTCCCTGTCCTTGCCTGCCCTCACGCCCCCgttgctggcagagctgctgcacaccGACTCCTTGTCCGACTCGCCCGACTCTGCCGCTGAACGAGCGTCGTCCCCTGCAGAGGCCGTGGGGGATTCCGGCTGGGCCAGAGGTGcctggggaagaaggaaagcCAAATATCAAACTCTAGGAATTCCTCTGGTAAGGATTTTCACGCAGAATGTCAAGCAAAGGAGGTGATGTTGCTTGGAGCACGGAGGGGACGACGTTCAGACACCGAGCGATGCTGCCCTGCACACCCACAGATATCCCCGTGGCACCTTTCCAAGCTGGGATATTCTGGGACTTTATGATTTTGTTCTATGATTTGATGACTCTATTCTGGGGTTCTGTAACATCTCCACTGGCTCGAGGTTTCAGGGGCAAAGCCAGTGAAGAGGGGGGAAGATACCTGGTCCCAGTCTCGAGGTGGCTGTAAACCAACAGCTCCTGTTTGTTTGGAGCATGGAGtgtccccttccctgccctgaggggAAGGGAACACTCTTCACACCAGCCAGGGCTTCTGGGTGGTGTGAAGAGTGAAAACAGGCATGGAAAGCTCTGAGAAAGAGGTGCCCACCCACCAAACCGAGTCACTTCCCCACTCAGAGCAGAACCAGCTGCAAATCCGGCAGGCAGAGCCCCCCAGGTGAGGCCCCACACCAGCTGCCCTGCGGAGAGGAGGGGTAAATAATTCACAGGTAAAGAAGATCCCCCTGGTCCCTTTACCTGCGTGTCACAAGGCAACGTGATCCACCTCACACTCATGTAGCTGTGCAGCAGGTGCAGCTTGGCCTCCAGCGACAGCGTCACACTGGTGTCACCACGGGGGGGGAGGGAAACACAAGTTAGGGCCCAGTTTCCAATTCCCACCTGGGTTTCCCCTGTATTTACGTTATTCCCTGTGTTTTTGCAGCTTTCCAAACAGTGGAACACCAGAGGGAGAAATCAGATTCTCATATGTTGGAATTAAAACGCTTCTTCCGCCTCAGCAACAGCAAATGCTGGGACCAAACCATGGTGAGACCTGCCCAAAGTCCAACCCGAGCCAGGTAGGGTCTGGTGGCTACCACTCTCCCCTCTCCAGGGgcccacagcacagggatttGGTGGGGAATGgaaaaatacacctttttttgTGGAAATATGATGGAAGATCCTCCACTGCTACACCCAGCCCGGAGCTCCAGGACCTGGGGCACCACCTCTTTACCGTGTGGGAATGGAGCTCAGGAGATGTCACAGCCCCACCCAAAACATACCAAAGTGAAGGagaatgaaggaaaagctgctccatccccaaGAGCAGTGTCATCCCCTAAGCCCAACCTCTGTCCAGCACAAGAAATCCCAGCTGGGGTCAGGGCTGACCCCTCCAGCCCTGACCACTCTGCTCTGTGGATCACCTGGATCCCCTGTGGATCCCCACCCTGGATCTCCTGTGGATCACCAACCCAGATTCCCTATGGATCTCCATCCTGGATCCCCTGTGGATCACCGACCCAGATTCCCTATGGATCTCCACCCTGGATCCCCTGTGGATCACCGACCCAGATTCCCTATGGATCTCCACCCTGGATCCCCTGTGGATCACCAACCCAGATTCCCTATGGATCTCCACCCTGGATCCCCTGTGGATCACCAACCCAGATTCCCTATGGATCTCCACCCTGGATCCCCTGTGGATCACCAACCCAGATTCCCTATGGATCTCCACCCTGGATCCCCAGTGGATCACCAACCCAGATTCCCTATGGATCTCCACCCTGGATCCCCTGTGGATCACCAACCCAGATTCCCTATGGATCTCCACCCTGGATCCCCTGTGGATCACCAACCCAGATTCCCTATGGATCTCCACCCTGGATCCCCTGTAGATCACCAACCTGGCCAGTTTGACGTTGTCACTGTCGTCCTTCCCCCACTGCCACTCCTTCCCAGGATCCACAGCGAAGTGCACCGGGAGCAGCTTGTGCTCGGAGTCTGTCAGAGGGATCACGGCTGCCCCGGGACAGAAACACCACGTTTACAGCCCAAAAGGACAAATATCCCACACTCACAGCCCACCTTTCTGATGGGAACAGCATCACAGCAAATCCCAGTGACTGCCAGTGCCTGGGATCATGGAATTGTCGGAGCatcatggaaaggtttggggtggaaggaccttaaagctcatccagtcccaccccctgccacaggcagggatgccttccactagcccaggttgctccaagccctgtccaacctggccttggacacctccagggatggggcagccacagcttctctgggaaacctgtgccagggtctcaacaccctcccagggaggaatttcttcccaatatcccatctaaccctgccctttgtcagtgggaagccactgccccttgtccagtcactccatgtccttgtcccaagtccctcttcagctcctGGAGgccctttaggcactggaagggctCCCAGGTCAGGACACTGTTGTTTTCCTGGGCTGCTGGTGCATGTTGCTGGGTCCTGCCCAGCTtttcccccccagcacccccaaatcctcctccaTGGGACTCCTTCAGTGCTTTTTTCACCTGGATCTCATCCCTTACCTTGAtcctttgtgttttccttctgctccatGGAGACCAGGGCAGAAAAATGGGCTTGGTCATAAGCCAGAACCAATGGAGACCGGTGGCATTTGTTGGCTGGGACTTCCAGGGGCAGATAGATCCCTCCAAAGGGAATTGGGGcaaatgctgggaaaaaaccaaGATGGTTAGTTCTGATCACAGGTTCAAGAATTGAGAGTTGTTTGTGCCACAACTGCTCCAGAACGAGCCGTTCGCTTCAGTTGAGGTCTCAGCTGCAATTATCCATCATCTCAAGGGAcattaaacaaaaccacaacccaaaccagacatttattttacatcAGGAGGGTGGAAAGTGCAGAATGAAATGGCATTTTCTATAAAAAACCCCTCTTCACTCCCCCACAAGACAAACTTTGCCCATGGAGTGATGGAAAATGATTGACCTTCTCTGACAGGGAACTGAAGGTGATGGTGGAAAATCCACCATGCAGGGAACAGAATTTCCCATCTCTACATGTGTGTGGGGGGCAAGTGaggtagaaaaaagaaaaatcttcatgGGGATGCTcttaaagcagcagaaacagggctgggagctgagctgggcccTGGCTCTTCCAGGGGttcacctgcagcaggtgaACGTTCCCCGTGTGCTGCTCCCGACACCAGACCCGGCCTCAGGGGCAAAGAGCCCTTGTGAAAACATGGGATTGAGAGGAAAGGTGGACCCTGAGCACAGACAGGTCAGAGAGGCTTTGGGAAGAGAGGGCAGGTCTCACCTTCGCCCCCTGAGTCCCGCAGCATCGTGTCTGCCACCACCACGATGGGTCTCTTCAGCACGTGGGCCAGGACGAAGACGTGGAACTCCTCCAGGCTCTCGTACACTGGCTCTTCTGAGCTCTCCACCCTTGGGGAAGAAGAATTTCACCCTCTGGATATTCAATCATTGTTTTGTAACACCAGGAGGAGGTTTTGGAGGCAGCCACGAAGAGGTGGACTGACAGCACTAAAGGTTGATCTCAGCGCTAATTTGGGGTTTTAGATGTGGATCCCTAAAATGTCCTGCTCCAAAGCAAGGGTTTGTGCCCAGGAAAcgcccagctgctgcctggcactgctgggagtCCCTTATCTAAGGGGCCTCCCAGGTAGGAGCTGCCAGGACGGCTGCAGCAATGAAGTGCCCTTGAAACAGAGCAAGAGGCAGAAACTCTCAGCTCTGGGTTATTCCCTCATTTCAGAGCCAGCAACACGaggaaacacaaggaaaatgtGCATTCCCTGTTCAGTCCATGTGCTGCCCCACAGAAGAGGCCGTGCAGCACCGAAATCCTTTCCTCAGATGCTCCGTGGGCCTCGTGCTTCCTCGTGacccttccttttccccccgAAACCCCAACGAGCCGGCCCAACGcggccccccagccctgccccctgccctggggcagcaccCCGAGCTGTGCCCTGAGGGAGGACATTCCCTGTTTCTCCCCTGGCTGTGTTGTTGCCTCTGGGCACTCACGCacccgccgcagccgccgccgtTGGTGCCGTAGTGCACGCGGGGCTCGCTGGACGCCAACTTGATCAGCTCGTTCCACTCCTTCTGCCACTCCTCCTCCGTGTACACCAGCCCAGActgaaaaaacagcaaacagaacCCAAAATCCTCCAAGGAAATCTCTCCCCAGTCGCTCCAGCGCTGGTTTATACCCACGGCACAACTTTTCTCTAAGGATTTATGCAAAAATAATCAACGTGTTCTGCACCACACCCCTGAAAGTGGGGCACGGCCCcggctggcacagccctgagggCACCTCCATCCCACCAGGCTTTAGCTACAGCATATGTTGGTTTGGTCCAATGGCACAAATGTCTAAAGCCTGCTCCAAGGGTTGGATTCAGGAAATCCACCTTTCCTCAAGGCAGCAgcttgggagggaccttaaagctcatccctTTCATGGCACGGACACCTCCCcctagtccaggttgctccaagcaccgtccaacccggccttgaacacttccagggatggaacacTTGAACATttccctgggcaatctgtgctagggcctcaccaccctcacagggaagaagttCTCCCCAGTACTACTTCAAACTTCCCCTGTTTTAATTTAAACCCGTTCCCCTGCCTGTCACTCGTCCCAAGCCCCTCTCAGCTCTGACTGCAGGACACACCTCACCGGGGGCACCACCAGGGAGCTGCCCAAAATTCCACACCTGACAGGAAAGCGCCTCCCAAACCCACGGGGTGTTTTCCCAGGACTTTCTCCTTGGCAAAGAGGGCCCAAACCGACGCTCAGTGGGCTCCCACCTCCTTGTTCTGCTGCGTCTGCTGCCAGCGCCACCTCCGCCTCAGCGCCTCCCGCTCCGCTCCCTTGTCCATCAGGGTGTAGAGGGATTTCCGCAGCATGAGATCCCGGTCGTGGAAGCCCCACATTCCTGCAgggggaaggatggagaggaggaTCAGGAGGGGCTGGTATCACACCCTCCAACCCGCTGATGTCCCACAGCCCGTGCAGATGTGCTGGGTGAGGGGTGACTCCGTTATCCCACGTTTCCTGCAGGATTCTGGGGAAACTCGCCAGACAGACAGGGAGAGGGATCTGAGGAGCACACAAGCTGCtggcagccccttcccttcAACCCATCCTGCTCCCATAGAGCCTGAGCCCCACGACTGCTCATGCACTGACACCGCTGAGGCCTGGAGGGGCAGCAGCATCCCCGTTTCCCACGGGAATAGATGGGAGATGCTGGGTCCTGCTCCCACCTGGGCTCTGCCCCTGGGGCCAGTTGGTTGTTTCCCCATGGATTAAGCCCAGCCTTACCCAGGGAGGCGGCGTGGAGAAGGCAGTTCCCATCACCGGTGGTGGCCAAGGGCAGCAGCCGCTGGCAACTGGGATCCACTGTCACCCACCAGTTCAGGCGCCCTGGGAAATGTGGGAGAGCATGaaaccacagcacagcacagcactggggggcactggggggctcAATCCCTCCAAAACCACCAATGAGGACAAAAACCAGCTGAACaagctggggagcagggacagacccgtcccagggctggggagcagggacagacccGTCCCAGGGCAGGGGAACAGGGACAGACCCGTCCCAGGGCAGGGGAACAGGGACAGACCcgtcccagggctggggagcagggacagacccgtcccagggctggggaacaGGGACAGACCcgtcccagggctggggagcagggacagacccGTCCCAGGGCAGGGGAACAGGGACAGACCcgtcccagggctggggagcagggacagacctgtcccagggctggggaacaGGGACAGACCcgtcccagggctggggaacaGGGACAGACCcgtcccagggctggggaacaGGGACAGACCcgtcccagggctggggagcagggacagacccgtcccagggctggggagcagggacagacccgtcccagggctggggagcagggacagacccgtcccagggctggggaacaGGGACAGACCcgtcccagggctggggaacaGGGACAGACCcgtcccagggctggggggaagaGTCAAGACATTGATAAAGCAACAAAAAGGGGAGGTTGGAGCTGTAAAACTTCCAGGGGACGCCAGGAAAGGGCCTGAACAGGGTCACCCAAATCAGAATTAAACAGGAACAGGAGACAGGACTTCCACCCAGACCAGTTCTCCTCTGCTTGTTTCTCCCCCATCTCTCTTATTTCCCTCCCCAAAAAGCCCATCAGGCTGAAAATGCCTCCTGAAGCACCCGGCACAAACAGCTTGTCCAgggaaaaccagcatttttctgcctcttggAACCAAATCCCTCCAGTTTTGACCCTCTCACAGCCTGGTTTTCCCTGCTCACTGGTTTTCAGGCAGAACACTGTGGGATTTCTGCTGAtcccagcagctttcctgctACAAACACAAACTGACGG
It contains:
- the OTUD7B gene encoding OTU domain-containing protein 7B, whose amino-acid sequence is MDIVLSDFVRSTGAEPGLARDLLEGKNWDLSAALSDFEQLRQVHAGNLPPSFNEGRGARPPEPREAARPGRPPLQRQDDVVQEKRLSRGISHASSTIVSLARSHVSSNGGGGEHLLEMPICTFQLPDLTVYSEEFRSFIERDLIEQSMLVALEQAGRLNWWVTVDPSCQRLLPLATTGDGNCLLHAASLGMWGFHDRDLMLRKSLYTLMDKGAEREALRRRWRWQQTQQNKESGLVYTEEEWQKEWNELIKLASSEPRVHYGTNGGGCGGVESSEEPVYESLEEFHVFVLAHVLKRPIVVVADTMLRDSGGEAFAPIPFGGIYLPLEVPANKCHRSPLVLAYDQAHFSALVSMEQKENTKDQAVIPLTDSEHKLLPVHFAVDPGKEWQWGKDDSDNVKLASVTLSLEAKLHLLHSYMSVRWITLPCDTQAPLAQPESPTASAGDDARSAAESGESDKESVCSSSASNGGVRAGKDREKPKKEREKEKEKDKKRADSVANKLGSFGKTLGSKLKKNMGGLMHSKAVKGGLSNGQGDTLEKKKKGSLKARKGSKEECSPGDLAAPTEKACPGKAAPEKAPDPSKYSSDVRLSLSILRAAMQGERKFIFAGHLKTSTRHQFQEEMIQRYLLDAEERFLAEQRQKEAEKKALGSAAPAKKPEGDAGAHRGEEVMPGPVFPQLPPAYPSQPLEQALGAKIAAFPAGYSGVFTFPRPSVGSAEGPHPPGCPEGRRQLAGGPCGSLPPYATLPRHHQARPGPPGPAHPGRFSPMDMDIQPPFPPECEGSGCLPPPSNGCREFLEQDKGGTADKTRSRALYSIQQTKCKQPNCSFYGHPETGNFCSCCYKEELRRREREALVHRF